A single window of Rhodamnia argentea isolate NSW1041297 chromosome 5, ASM2092103v1, whole genome shotgun sequence DNA harbors:
- the LOC115737144 gene encoding polyol transporter 5-like: MEMADQKTVAKDAVSGNGVQRKSIEDFDPPAKPHLNKYASACAILASMTSVLLGYDIGVMSGAVLYIQMDLKISDTKVEILTGILALYSLLGSAMAGRTSDWIGRRYTIVLAGAIFFVGALLMGFAPNYSFLMFGRFVAGIGVGYALMIAPVYAAEVSPASSRGFLSSFPEVFINAGILLGYISNYAFSKLRLNLGWRMMLGVGAIPSVMLAFGVLAMPESPRWLIMQGRLGDAKRVLARTSDSKEEAALRLADIKEAAGIPKECNDDVVKVTKRSTGEGVWRDLLLHPTRSVQHILICAVGIHFFQQSSGIDAVVLYSPRIFAKAGIHSSNKKLLATIAVGFVKTMFILVATFLLDRVGRRPLLLTSVGGMIVSLASLGMCLTIIDNSHTKVMWAVAMCIASVLSYVAFFSIGMGPITWVYSSEIFPLRLRAQGCAIGVGMNRVVSGTLAMTFISLYKAITIGGAFFLYAGIACVAWVFFYTLMPETQGRTLEEMGQFFGKFTKWRSAARELDMQRSKVVVNGDGTGEGTLGK; encoded by the exons ATGGAGATGGCTGACCAGAAGACAGTGGCCAAAGATGCCGTCTCCGGCAACGGCGTCCAACGGAAGTCGATCGAGGACTTCGATCCTCCGGCGAAGCCCCACCTTAACAAGTATGCTTCCGCCTGCGCCATCCTGGCCTCCATGACCTCCGTTTTGCTCGGTTATG ATATAGGAGTGATGAGCGGGGCAGTGTTATACATACAGATGGATCTGAAGATAAGTGACACTAAGGTCGAGATCTTGACCGGGATCCTTGCCTTGTACTCACTCCTCGGGTCGGCGATGGCGGGACGAACCTCCGACTGGATCGGCCGCCGTTACACCATCGTGTTGGCTGGGGCCATCTTCTTCGTCGGGGCCCTCCTCATGGGATTTGCCCCCAACTACAGCTTCCTCATGTTCGGCCGCTTCGTCGCTGGCATCGGCGTCGGCTACGCCCTCATGATCGCTCCCGTCTACGCGGCTGAGGTCTCCCCTGCCTCCTCTCGCGGCTTCCTCAGCTCCTTTCCCGAG GTTTTCATCAATGCTGGCATCCTCCTCGGCTACATCTCCAATTATGCCTTCTCCAAGCTCCGCCTTAACCTCGGGTGGCGTATGATGCTCGGAGTGGGAGCAATCCCCTCGGTCATGCTTGCCTTCGGGGTCCTCGCCATGCCGGAGTCCCCCCGATGGCTCATCATGCAAGGCCGCTTGGGAGACGCGAAGCGTGTCCTAGCCAGGACCTCCGACTCCAAAGAGGAGGCCGCGCTTCGGCTTGCTGACATTAAGGAGGCTGCTGGTATTCCTAAGGAGTGCAATGACGATGTTGTCAAGGTCACAAAGCGAAGCACTGGGGAGGGCGTGTGGCGCGATCTACTCCTCCACCCGACCCGGTCCGTCCAACACATCCTCATCTGCGCAGTTGGGATCCATTTCTTCCAACAATCCTCTGGTATCGACGCTGTCGTCCTCTACAGCCCTCGTATCTTCGCGAAGGCAGGTATCCACTCCTCCAACAAAAAGCTCCTTGCCACCATCGCAGTCGGCTTCGTAAAGACGATGTTCATTCTCGTTGCCACCTTCCTCCTCGATCGGGTCGGGAGACGGCCGTTGCTGCTGACCAGCGTGGGCGGGATGATCGTCTCGCTGGCCTCCCTCGGAATGTGCCTCACCATCATCGACAATAGCCATACAAAAGTCATGTGGGCGGTGGCTATGTGCATCGCATCAGTGTTGTCCTACGTGGCCTTCTTCTCCATCGGGATGGGACCAATAACATGGGTGTACAGTTCAGAGATATTTCCGCTGAGGCTACGCGCGCAAGGGTGCGCGATCGGCGTCGGCATGAACCGAGTGGTGAGTGGAACGTTAGCGATGACGTTCATATCACTATACAAGGCGATCACGATCGGAGGGGCCTTCTTCTTGTACGCGGGGATCGCTTGCGTCGCATGGGTGTTCTTCTACACGCTGATGCCGGAGACGCAGGGGCGAACGCTAGAGGAGATGGGGCAGTTTTTTGGTAAATTCACCAAATGGAGGTCTGCGGCGAGGGAGCTGGATATGCAAAGGAGCAAAGTGGTGGTCAATGGTGACGGCACCGGCGAGGGAACGTTAGGAAAATGA